Proteins found in one Aethina tumida isolate Nest 87 chromosome 1, icAetTumi1.1, whole genome shotgun sequence genomic segment:
- the LOC109597945 gene encoding peflin: MYGQPGMGQAPGAVSPDVQNWFNMVDKDRSGQINYQELKSALVNGQGEHFSDTACKLMISMFDTQKTGMIGINEFGQLYAYINQWLSVFRNYDRDQSGGIEENELSQALQQMGFRFSPEFIKFLIQKSDLKNHRVMSVDQFIVVCVQIQRFTEAFRQKDSDMTGVITIGFEDFLSIALNCTT, translated from the exons ATGTATGgg CAACCAGGGATGGGTCAAGCTCCTGGAGCAGTAAGCCCTGACGTACAGAATTGGTTTAATATGGTAGATAAAGATCGTTCAggacaaattaattatcaagaaTTAAAATCTGCATTGGTGAATGGCCAAGGTGAACATTTTTCAGATACTGCttgtaaattaatgattagtATGTTTGACACTCAGAAAACTGGAATGATAGGCATAAATGAATTTGGTCAATTATATGCTTATATTAATCAGTGGTTGAgtgtttttagaaattatgacAGGGATCAATCTGGAGGAATTGAAGAAAATGAACTATCACAag cTCTTCAACAAATGGGATTCCGATTTTCACcagaatttataaagtttttaatacagaaaagtgatctaaagaatcatcgAGTTATGTCTGTAGATCAGTTCATTGTTGTTTGTGTTCAAATTCAAAGGTTTACTGAAGCTTTCCGTCAAAAGGATTCTGATATGACAGGTGTAATAACAATTGGCTTTGAAGATTTTCTTAGCATAGCTTTAAACTgtacaacataa
- the LOC109593999 gene encoding solute carrier family 12 member 8, with product MDAQNKDKRKDIDWSRFGLGSETAQRVRANTSGFVDLSNDYGAGGHQASGANELFAEEQGDVPWWKSNFFISQPVLFGTWDGVFTSCLINIFGVIVFLRSGWIVGEAGVFNAIVIVLATVFTALISVLSAVGICERCRIESGGVYFVIAHVLGSRFGGSLGLLYCFGQAVGCALNVLGFGESMAELLGLGDSKWAVQTIAIAAVLLLSVINVAGVKWVIKLQFILLLILLLAGLDFMVGSFVHTDTENGFEGWLSNNLGDNMWGKYTEGYSWFTVFGVFFPTITGILSGINMSGDLKAPSVNIPNGTLAAIGTGTFLYLVFIIFLGATCVRSALLNDFMIAAKVSAIRVLLLAGLYVSSMSSCLGAMYGTPRVLQSIALENVIPGIGILGMGRGPNKVPLYSMVCVAIVTFAFILIGEINTLAPIVTMPYLLTYACIDYSYFALAQTFDIQHQREQRFYKSKVHHSYSIESDENDLDRLFPERTRHKTLRGESSSNSPSSPDDSNETMPIAPKPHIHSKPKNWYSNLCNRWLSLFGAALKICIMVLVNWVYAIVCIGAVFLVWLYIGTANPAVKPGLASEFRFLRWFKNLLLRCMGKRVNDYEQIVVTPVHPGLDVTSSQLNEDNEDFSNRRRYHQSATVHGHMVSIDD from the exons ATGGATGCACAGAACAAAGACAAGCGAAAAGACATTGACTGGTCCAGATTTGGTTTAGGTTCGGAGACTGCCCAGAGAGTAAGGGCAAATACAAGTGGTTTTGTTGATTTGTCCAATGATTATGGAGCTGGTGGACATCAAGCATCTGGGGCGAATGAGTTGTTTGCGGAAGAACAG ggCGATGTACCATGGTGGAAATCTAACTTTTTCATATCACAACCAGTATTATTTGGCACTTGGGATGGAGTATTTACCTCTTGCTTGATTAACATTTTTGGTGTAATAGTCTTTCTTAGATCAGGATGGATCGTTGGTGAAGCTGGTGTTTTTAATGCAATAGTTATTGTATTAGCTACAG TGTTCACTGCATTAATTTCTGTTTTGTCGGCTGTCGGAATATGTGAACGATGTCGTATTGAAAGTGGCGGTGTCTATTTTGTAATTGCACATGTACTCGGCTCTAGATTTGGAGGATCCTTAGGACTTCTTTACTGTTTTGGACAA GCAGTTGGTTGTGCACTGAACGTTCTCGGATTTGGAGAGTCGATGGCCGAGTTACTTGGTCTTGGTGATTCAAAATGGGCAGTTCAAACCATTGCTATTGCagctgtattattattaagtgttATTAATGTAGCGGGAGTGAAATGGGTCATTAAACtacaatttattcttttacttATTCTTCTACTCGCAGGTCTTGATTTTATGGTTGGCAGCTTTGTACATACTGACACag AAAATGGCTTTGAGGGCTGGTTGAGTAACAACTTGGGGGATAACATGTGGGGTAAATATACGGAAGGTTACAGTTGGTTTACAGTTTTCGGTGTATTTTTTCCAACTATCACTGGTATTCTGTCAGGAATTAACATGAGTGGTGACTTAAAAGCACCATCTGTAAATATTCCAAACGGTACTTTGGCTGCTATCGGAACTGGAACGTTTCTTtacttagtttttataatattccttGGAGCCACATGTGTCAGATCTGCACTGCTAAATGATTTTATGATTGCCGCCAAGGTTTCAGCAATTCGTGTATTATTATTAGCTGGTTTATATGTGTCATCTATGTCAAGTTGTTTAGGTGCCATGTACGGTACTCCACGTGTCTTACAATCAATTGCCTTAGAAAATGTCATACCTGGTATTGGAATATTAGGCATGGGC AGAGGACCAAATAAAGTTCCATTGTATTCAATGGTATGTGTAGCTATAGTAACTTTCGCATTTATTCTAATCGgggaaataaatacattagcACCAATTGTAACAATgccttatttattaacttacgCTTGTATTGACTACTCATATTTTGCATTAGCACAAACCTTTGATATACAGCATCAAAGAGAGCAAAGATTTTACAAATCAAAAGTCCATCATTCTTATAGTATTGAGTCTGATGAAAATGATTTGGACAGACTGTTTCCTGAACGCACAAGACACAAAACTCTCAGG GGTGAATCTAGTTCAAATTCGCCAAGTAGTCCAGACGACAGCAATGAAACAATGCCAATTGCGCCTAAACCTCACATTCATTCAAAGCCTAAGAACTGGTATTCAAATCTTTGTAACAGATGGTTGTCCCTGTTTGGTGCCGCCCTGAAAATTTGCATAATGGTATTAGTCAACTGGGTATACGCTATTGTTTGTATCGGTGCCGTCTTTTTGGTGTGGTTGTATATCGGTACGGCCAATCCGGCTGTTAAGCCAGGTCTGGCCTCAGAATTCAGATTTCTGAGATGGTTCAAAAATCTACTACTTAGATGCATGGG caaAAGAGTTAATGATTATGAACAAATTGTTGTTACTCCCGTCCATCCAGGCTTAGATGTGACCTCCTCGCAACTAAACGAAGACAATGAAGATTTCTCAAACAGAAGACGTTATCATCAATCAGCCACAGTACATGGCCACATGGTCAGTATAGATGACTGA
- the LOC109608642 gene encoding oxysterol-binding protein-related protein 8, protein MSTNTSTQTGLNLTPTNNESLTQPGTPLSNKGPTASAKSDEKRTKALLNILPKLPSNDSLSNSPGPASPGVTNIMEKTLDSLHSNDRLHSPEVSSKLTRKESYKAQRKNYRREKKRVTNELLNSLNPSVVVLADWLKIRGTLKSWTKLWCVLKPGLLVLYKSPKAKSSHWVGTILLNSCKVIERPSKKDGFCFKLYNPLDQSIWAPRGPENETIGAVVQPLPSSYSIFRASSQASGVCWLDALEISIRNDSALVRSVSNKSGSGSTNHETQWSEADYERHFDHDLDDISQPDNGAQLSTGEITDSDSEISVKEDEIDEDPVETPYVSNMEEEFGEMGAQVEELAEEHKSLIWYLVKQVRPGMDLSKVVLPTFILEPRSFLDKLSDSYYHVDILSSAVLEDDAFTRMKTVVKWYLSGLYKKPRGLKKPYNPILGETFRCYWLHPNGSKTFYLAEQVSHHPPVSAFYVTNRQDGFSISASILARSKFYGNSTSAILDGTAVLSLLPRGEDYRLTVPYAHCKGILMGTLTMELGGKVSIDCEKTGYYTEIEFKLKTFLGGPEQTNCISGRLKLGKETLATIEGYWDGTIYIKDKRTGEQQVLFNSTSQIRKSRLTRYTVPLDRQEEFESERLWQHVSAAILRDDMNAATEEKTILEEAQRARSKERKAKCEEWIPVHFQQDLKSGQWVYKHSDLRPWDPRNDLYQYEYNYVIGTRTKHPTPMIRTASIISVEPNTVETRSSTLKVSKRKMAPKQVSSDADVNDSATTSEEFHSDSTQSVKKVPLTTTNSGIMLAIHDLETSLKEHGDKITQLQLKIHKMVESNNNSNVLNNINLIMLIIFCIGVFQALLFYIF, encoded by the exons atgtcaacaaatACGAGCACCCAAACTGGACTGAATCTAACACCAACCAACAATGAATCTCTCACACAACCCGGAACACCCTTATCTAATAAGGGCCCTACGGCATCAGCGAAATCGGATGAAAAAAGAACCAAAGCCCTTCTAAACATCTTGCCCAAATTGCCCTCAAATGATTCCTTAAGCAACAGCCCTGGTCCTGCCAGTCCTG gTGTTACAAACATCATGGAAAAAACTTTGGATAGCCTCCATTCTAATGACAGA CTACATTCACCTGAAGTCAGTTCAAAATTAACCAGAAAAGAATCCTATAAGGCTCAAAGAAAGAACTATCGAAGAGAAAAGAAACGCGTCACAAATGAACTATTGAACTCTTTAAATCCTTCTGTTGTAGTGCTAGCTGACTGGCTTAAAATAAGAGGGACCCTAAAATCATGGACAAAATTGTGGTGTGTCCTGAAGCCAGGTCTGCTAGTTTTGTACAAAAGTCCGAAGGCCAAG AGTAGCCACTGGGTAGGTACAATACTGTTGAATTCCTGTAAAGTTATCGAGAGGCCAAGTAAGAAAGATGGTTTCTGCTTCAAACTGTACAATCCATTGGATCAGTCCATTTGGGCTCCTCGTGGTCCGGAAAATGAGACCATAG GTGCTGTTGTGCAACCTTTGCCTAGTTCCTATTCAATATTCAGGGCTTCGTCTCAAGCTTCGGGGGTGTGCTGGCTGGATGCGTTGGAAATTTCAATACGTAATGATTCGGCACTGGTCAGATCCGTTAGTAATAAATCGGGGTCGGGCAGCACTAACCACGAAACCCAGTGGTCTGAAGCTGATTACGAAAGGCACTTCGATCACG ATTTGGATGATATAAGTCAACCGGATAATGGTGCACAACTCAGTACAGGTGAAATAACTGATTCTGACTCAGAAATATCGGTTAAGGAAGATGAAATCGACGAGGATCCTGTGGAGACTCCTTACGTTTCAAATATGGAAGAGGAATTTGGAGAA aTGGGTGCCCAGGTTGAAGAATTGGCTGAAGAACACAAATCACTCATATGGTATTTGGTGAAGCAAGTCAGGCCTGGAATGGATTTAAGTAAAGTAGTCTTGCcaacatttattttggaaCCTAGATCGTTTTTAGATAAACTTTCTGATTCTTATTATCATGTAGATATTCTTAGTAG TGCTGTCTTAGAAGATGATGCTTTTACAAGAATGAAGACTGTTGTAAAATGGTACTTGTCAGGGCTGTATAAAAAACCGAGAGGTTTAAAGAAGCCATACAATCCTATATTAGGAGAAACATTTCGTTGCTATTGGTTGCATCCAAACGGCTCGAAAACATTTTACCTTGCAGAACAAGTTTCACACCATCCGCCA GTGTCTGCATTTTACGTAACGAATCGTCAAGACGGATTTTCTATTAGTGCGAGCATACTGGCGAGATCCAAGTTTTATGGGAATTCCACGTCAGCTATTTTGGATGGCACCGCCGTCTTATCTTTACTTCCTAGAGGTGAAGATTATCGGTTAACGGTTCCATACGCACATTGTAAAGGTATTTTAATGGGTACATTAACTATGGAACTTGGCGGGAAAGTTTCCATAGATTGCGAAAAAACTGGATATTATACtgaaatagaatttaaattaaag acatttttggGTGGCCCAgaacaaacaaattgtatatctGGTAGGCTGAAACTGGGCAAGGAAACCCTTGCGACCATCGAAGGCTACTGGGATGGAactatttacataaaagacAAACGAACCGGTGAACAACAAGTATTGTTCAATTCAACATCACAAATAAGAAAAAGCAGACTTACTAGGTATACAGTTCCTTTAGATAGGCAAGAAGAGTTCGAGTCTGAAAGACTATGGCAACACGTATCCGCAGCAATTCTGAGAGACGATATGAATGCTGCAACTGAAGAAAAGACAATTCTAGAAGAGGCTCAAAGAG cacGTTCTAAGGAAAGGAAAGCAAAATGTGAGGAGTGGATCCCAGTTCATTTTCAACAAGACCTGAAAAGTGGTCAGTGGGTGTATAAACATTCCGATTTAAGACCTTGGGACCCACGAAATGATTTATATCAATATGAGTACAATTATGTCATAGGAACCAGAACCAAACATCCTACTCCTATGATAAGAACTGCTAGCATAATTAGCGTTGAACCCAACACg GTTGAAACAAGGTCATCAACACTAAAAGTGTCTAAAAGGAAAATGGCCCCAAAGCAAGTGTCTTCTGATGCTGACGTTAATGATAGTGCCACTACATCGGAAGAGTTTCATTCAGATTCAACACAATCTGTTAAAAAAGTACCTCTGACTACAACAAATTCTGG aataatGTTGGCTATCCATGATTTGGAAACTAGTCTCAAAGAACACGGAGATAAGATTACTCAGCTTCAGTtgaaaatccataaaatggTAGAGAGCAACAACAATTCAAATGTccttaataacataaatttaattatgttgataattttttgtataggCGTTTTTCAAGCTctcttgttttatattttttaa
- the LOC126264338 gene encoding serine/arginine repetitive matrix protein 4-like produces the protein MACKGKSIKFEPKTCQISVTAYVKESKTKKEPKAVCSRRDIVFNKVSQPNEKYEESYLKDYTSLIKSRSKRRRYSSSESSSSDSEDDSRYRKRRSRSEDRIPSGYYRPKKGEIRKIGARSRSRSDSRSDSRSRVRSRSRGREETTSSRDHHRKNEPDGRNFHHFGPNQIRPMYPPYQMYNGPMYPPPFYAIPCYRPFHPPPFRPNMYRPRHQ, from the coding sequence ATGGCTTGTAAAGGAAAATCTATCAAATTTGAGCCTAAAACTTGTCAAATATCTGTCACTGCATATGTCAAAGAATCAAAGACAAAGAAGGAACCAAAAGCTGTATGCAGCCGACGTGATATTGTTTTCAATAAGGTATCCCAACCGAATGAAAAGTATGAAGAATCATATTTAAAGGACTAtacatcattaataaaatctaggTCTAAAAGAAGAAGATATTCCTCTTCCGAATCCTCTTCCTCAGACAGTGAGGACGACTCTAGATACCGGAAACGAAGGAGTCGGTCAGAGGATCGGATTCCTTCCGGTTACTATCGTCCCAAAAAAGGGGAAATCAGGAAGATAGGTGCACGTAGCCGAAGTCGTAGTGATAGTCGCAGTGACAGTCGCAGTCGTGTCCGATCCAGGTCACGAGGCAGAGAAGAGACTACTAGTTCTAGGGATCACCACAGAAAAAATGAGCCAGATGGTAGAAATTTCCATCATTTTGGACCGAATCAAATTCGGCCCATGTATCCGCCTTATCAAATGTACAATGGACCAATGTATCCACCGCCATTTTATGCCATACCTTGTTACCGTCCATTTCATCCTCCTCCTTTCCGCCCTAACATGTATCGCCCGAGGCATCAGTAA